A genomic stretch from Candidatus Ishikawaella capsulata Mpkobe includes:
- a CDS encoding HU family DNA-binding protein, protein MNKTQLINVIAEKSGLSKIKAKAALESTLSAITASLKAGETVQLIGFGTFKINHRNERNGRNPQNGQIIKIAAVNVPAFISGKSLKEAVN, encoded by the coding sequence ATGAATAAAACTCAACTAATCAATGTTATTGCAGAAAAATCTGGTTTATCAAAAATTAAAGCTAAAGCCGCTCTAGAATCGACTTTATCAGCTATTACAGCATCTTTAAAAGCAGGTGAGACAGTACAATTGATTGGTTTTGGTACTTTTAAAATTAATCATCGTAATGAGCGTAATGGACGTAATCCGCAAAATGGTCAAATTATTAAAATTGCAGCAGTAAATGTTCCAGCATTTATATCTGGTAAATCTTTAAAAGAAGCTGTTAATTAA
- the hemE gene encoding uroporphyrinogen decarboxylase: MYQLKNCRYLHALLRLPVDVTPVWIMRQAGRYLPEYKNIRKKAGGFMSLYKNSDLASEVSLQPLRRYPLDAAIIFSDILTIPDAMGLGLSYQDNSGPYFNYPITCQADVDNLIIPDPEEDIGYVINTVRTTNRALAGEVPLIGFSGSPWTLATYMVEGRSSRVFTKIKKMIYTVPQTLHKMLHKLTQAIILYLNAQIYAGVNAVIIFDTLGGILSDSDYPIFSLFYLNQILDGLLRKINGYRIPITLFTKGGGRWLEKMVDTGCDALGLDYTTNLGEARKRVGSKVALQGNMDPSILYGSPDRIKQEVNNILCDYGQGSGHIFNLGDGIYQDIAPENVGVLIESVHKQSISYHAKCNLHF; this comes from the coding sequence ATTGTCGTTATTTACATGCTCTATTGCGTCTACCAGTAGATGTTACTCCTGTATGGATAATGAGACAAGCTGGACGTTATTTACCTGAATATAAAAATATAAGAAAAAAAGCTGGTGGTTTTATGTCACTTTATAAAAATTCAGATTTAGCAAGTGAAGTATCACTTCAACCACTTCGACGCTATCCTTTAGATGCAGCTATTATATTTAGTGATATTTTAACTATTCCAGATGCAATGGGATTAGGACTATCTTATCAAGATAACTCTGGTCCCTACTTTAACTATCCAATTACTTGTCAAGCAGATGTAGACAACTTGATAATTCCTGATCCTGAAGAAGATATTGGTTATGTAATAAACACTGTACGTACCACTAATAGGGCATTAGCCGGTGAAGTACCGTTGATTGGTTTTTCTGGTAGTCCATGGACATTAGCTACTTATATGGTAGAAGGAAGAAGTAGTAGGGTATTTACTAAAATAAAAAAAATGATATACACTGTTCCACAAACTTTACATAAAATGCTACATAAGCTTACACAGGCTATTATACTTTATTTAAATGCCCAAATTTATGCTGGAGTAAATGCAGTAATAATATTTGATACGTTAGGAGGAATCCTAAGTGATTCTGATTATCCGATATTTTCATTATTTTATCTGAATCAGATTCTAGATGGTCTGTTACGTAAAATTAATGGTTATCGTATTCCAATTACTTTGTTTACTAAAGGCGGCGGCCGTTGGTTAGAGAAAATGGTAGATACTGGCTGTGATGCGTTAGGATTAGATTATACTACTAATCTAGGAGAGGCACGTAAGCGTGTCGGAAGTAAAGTTGCATTGCAAGGAAATATGGACCCATCTATCCTTTATGGAAGTCCTGATCGCATTAAACAAGAAGTAAATAATATTTTATGTGATTATGGTCAAGGAAGTGGCCACATATTTAATTTAGGTGACGGTATTTATCAAGATATTGCTCCAGAAAATGTTGGTGTGTTGATTGAATCTGTCCATAAACAATCAATTTCGTATCATGCAAAATGCAACTTACATTTTTAA